Proteins from one Candidatus Omnitrophota bacterium genomic window:
- a CDS encoding 4Fe-4S binding protein, translated as MNGLDRGKIARRRFIQWCLLPIVPITIALGWKYPLLGFSVLLVMITAMAGGVLGGRYVCGTLCPRGSFFDRIVQKISFNSPIPTAFRNKKFRWLLFAAMMGFMIFRISQNPTSMVHWGRVFWLMCVITTVIGLTVGILIHPRAWCAFCPMGTMQNALGGRKYQLKIDAEACLECGLCEKACPLSLPIVKYKNDGFVQNTDCLNCPECAAACPVNALTRTASKSTLVSSEASQYDNVN; from the coding sequence ATGAATGGGCTTGATCGCGGCAAAATAGCAAGGCGCAGGTTTATTCAGTGGTGCCTTTTGCCGATTGTACCGATTACTATTGCTTTGGGCTGGAAATACCCCTTGCTTGGTTTCAGCGTTTTGCTGGTCATGATAACAGCGATGGCGGGTGGTGTTTTAGGGGGGCGCTATGTTTGCGGAACTTTGTGTCCGCGCGGCAGTTTTTTTGACAGAATTGTCCAAAAAATCAGTTTTAACTCCCCAATCCCGACCGCCTTCAGAAATAAAAAATTCAGATGGCTCCTTTTTGCGGCTATGATGGGGTTCATGATTTTCCGCATTTCTCAAAATCCAACCAGTATGGTGCATTGGGGGCGGGTGTTTTGGCTCATGTGTGTTATCACCACAGTCATAGGATTGACTGTGGGCATACTTATTCATCCGCGGGCGTGGTGCGCTTTTTGTCCCATGGGGACGATGCAGAACGCTTTGGGCGGCAGGAAATATCAACTTAAGATTGACGCAGAAGCCTGTCTGGAATGCGGGCTGTGTGAAAAGGCCTGCCCTCTCTCTCTGCCCATTGTTAAATACAAAAATGACGGGTTTGTGCAGAATACGGATTGTCTGAATTGCCCGGAATGTGCCGCGGCCTGTCCCGTAAATGCTTTGACACGAACTGCAAGCAAATCAACTTTAGTATCATCGGAAGCTTCTCAATATGATAATGTCAACTAA
- a CDS encoding Crp/Fnr family transcriptional regulator, with product MVEKDILKKIPVFSALPANHLALLGQISELKSFKNGSIIVSEKSQGKMLFFVIAGRIKIYKSSSTGHIKVLSYLNKGDIFGEMIIFGGGVRSASAQAMANCKILIIRAKDFKEFASGNISVLLKIISTLISRLKKADDEIKSLAYNTVLSRTAFTLLEFAAEYGIKKGGRTYINFPLTHSEIANNVGSSREVISRVLSKLEALRYVKCRRGIIEILDPASLKKVIY from the coding sequence ATGGTTGAAAAAGATATACTGAAAAAGATTCCGGTCTTCTCCGCGCTTCCCGCGAATCACCTCGCGCTTCTCGGACAAATAAGCGAACTGAAAAGTTTTAAAAATGGCTCGATCATCGTTTCGGAAAAATCGCAGGGAAAAATGCTTTTTTTCGTTATCGCCGGCAGAATAAAAATTTACAAAAGCTCCAGCACCGGCCATATCAAGGTGCTGTCTTATCTTAATAAAGGCGACATCTTCGGAGAAATGATTATTTTCGGCGGCGGGGTGCGTTCGGCGTCGGCGCAAGCCATGGCCAACTGCAAAATACTCATCATACGGGCAAAAGATTTCAAGGAGTTTGCCTCAGGCAACATATCCGTTCTGCTCAAAATAATAAGCACATTGATCAGCCGGCTCAAAAAAGCCGACGATGAAATCAAATCCCTGGCATACAACACGGTCCTGTCCAGAACGGCCTTCACTCTCCTTGAATTCGCCGCGGAGTACGGCATTAAAAAAGGAGGAAGAACTTACATTAATTTTCCGCTCACGCATTCTGAAATAGCGAACAATGTCGGATCTTCAAGAGAGGTCATATCCAGGGTGCTGTCAAAACTGGAAGCCCTGCGATATGTAAAATGCCGGCGGGGAATAATAGAGATACTGGACCCCGCGAGCCTGAAAAAGGTCATATACTGA
- a CDS encoding P-II family nitrogen regulator, protein MKKIDAIFPADRLERVKNILYPLNIGGMIVSHVRGIGLQRGDLKQKEKRFFEFPKIKLELVVRDSELQKALDLIIETTQTGHLGDGKIFIYDIHETVRIRTGEYGENAV, encoded by the coding sequence ATGAAAAAAATAGACGCTATCTTTCCCGCGGACCGGCTGGAACGCGTGAAAAACATTCTTTATCCTCTTAACATAGGGGGGATGATAGTTTCGCATGTGCGCGGAATAGGCCTGCAAAGGGGCGACCTCAAGCAAAAAGAAAAACGATTTTTTGAATTCCCTAAAATCAAACTTGAACTTGTTGTCAGAGACAGCGAGCTGCAGAAAGCCCTGGATCTTATTATAGAGACGACGCAGACCGGCCATTTGGGCGATGGAAAAATATTTATTTACGACATACATGAAACCGTGAGGATACGCACGGGCGAATACGGCGAGAATGCCGTTTAA
- a CDS encoding cofactor assembly of complex C subunit B, producing the protein MRLLNIKAIELVCVTPYKLNKLPESIDIGGIALLRAAAKNCSSVIPVCDPDDYKLIIAQLRDKGFVPCDISAKLAMKVFKLTSDYDSRVLRLAAPATPERTGTQKLRYGENPMDKAEVIFARGCSQISGKQMSSNNIFDMEAAYNIVNEFKKPACAVIKHRNASGAAMAEKSLPALKKAYGADPLSAWGGVYAFNRRVDKDCAAFLSKKFVECIVAPDFSREALAAFCRKNTVLFKAPDRRAVATVKSSVFGTVTENKGNPSFRPVTVTKKKAGKNLMRDLEFAWKIVKNTTSNAVVIAAQGQTLAVCGGAQARVRAIEICGSYLKKQENMVLATDGFFPFDDSIKLAKKIGIKAIIQPGGSIRDAEVTKAADKLGMIMLFTGHRVFKH; encoded by the coding sequence CTGCGGCTATTGAATATCAAAGCCATAGAGCTTGTCTGCGTCACTCCTTATAAACTGAATAAACTTCCCGAAAGCATAGACATCGGGGGCATAGCGCTCTTGCGGGCGGCGGCGAAAAACTGCTCTTCCGTAATTCCGGTCTGCGATCCAGACGACTACAAACTTATCATTGCCCAGCTGCGTGACAAAGGTTTTGTCCCCTGCGATATTTCGGCAAAACTCGCGATGAAAGTTTTCAAACTCACCTCGGATTATGACAGCAGGGTATTGCGGCTAGCGGCTCCGGCAACGCCGGAAAGGACGGGAACTCAAAAACTCAGATACGGTGAAAACCCCATGGATAAAGCGGAAGTTATTTTTGCCAGAGGTTGTTCTCAGATTTCAGGGAAGCAGATGTCCTCCAACAACATCTTTGATATGGAGGCGGCGTATAATATAGTGAACGAATTCAAAAAACCCGCCTGCGCCGTGATCAAGCACAGAAACGCCTCGGGAGCGGCCATGGCGGAAAAATCACTTCCGGCTTTAAAAAAAGCTTACGGCGCTGACCCCTTGAGCGCATGGGGCGGCGTTTACGCCTTTAACCGCCGTGTGGATAAAGACTGTGCCGCGTTTCTGTCAAAGAAATTTGTGGAATGTATAGTGGCGCCTGATTTTTCCCGCGAAGCGCTTGCGGCCTTTTGCCGGAAAAACACGGTTCTTTTCAAAGCCCCGGACAGGCGTGCCGTGGCGACAGTCAAAAGCTCCGTGTTCGGCACCGTGACGGAAAATAAAGGGAATCCCTCCTTCCGCCCGGTCACAGTGACAAAAAAGAAAGCCGGCAAAAACCTGATGAGAGACCTTGAATTCGCGTGGAAGATCGTGAAAAATACCACCTCCAACGCTGTTGTCATAGCCGCGCAGGGCCAAACTCTCGCCGTCTGCGGCGGCGCTCAGGCCAGGGTGCGGGCTATTGAGATCTGCGGCAGCTATTTAAAGAAACAAGAAAATATGGTTCTTGCCACCGACGGTTTTTTCCCTTTTGACGATTCAATAAAACTGGCCAAAAAAATAGGGATCAAAGCCATAATACAGCCGGGCGGCTCAATCCGCGACGCGGAAGTGACAAAAGCAGCCGACAAACTGGGCATGATAATGCTCTTCACCGGCCACCGGGTTTTCAAGCACTAA
- the ssnA gene encoding putative aminohydrolase SsnA, whose translation MSRILIKNGTVFDGKNVRKADIYIKDGKIDAVASKIKRSGVQVIDASGKVVLPGFICAHHHLYSTMARGMGIPGTPAKNFQEVLDRLWWPLDRALDKEDLYLSALYALGECIRWGTTTIIDHHESQNFQKGSLDTLMKACEKAGIRAALTLGSSDRYGKGMEGVEENERFLKKLKKEKHPLIQCMVGLHAAFTANDKTLKASADLAKKYNCGLHIHVAEAKSDEDASVKKHRMRVVERLNKLGALGKKTILVHCVHTNDKEAALIKKTDSIVVHNSESNMNNAVGWSDVLTFLKKGVLTGLGSDGMSSNMLQQLRCAYLIARHAKGDPRVGFMEAPTMLLQNNAQIASRIFGGSFGSIAKGKVADIAIMDYFPPTPLNSGNFLGHLIFGLVNCQVDTTIASGRILMKNKKILAFDEKKLSEAISKRAPEFWKRFNKEATTKKSWKV comes from the coding sequence ATGAGCAGGATTTTAATCAAGAACGGGACCGTGTTTGACGGAAAGAATGTGAGAAAAGCGGATATCTATATCAAAGACGGCAAGATTGACGCCGTCGCTTCCAAAATTAAAAGATCGGGCGTGCAGGTGATAGACGCTTCCGGCAAAGTTGTTCTGCCGGGTTTTATATGCGCGCATCATCATCTTTATTCCACGATGGCCCGCGGCATGGGAATTCCGGGAACGCCCGCGAAAAATTTTCAGGAAGTGTTAGACAGATTGTGGTGGCCGCTGGACAGGGCGCTGGATAAGGAAGACCTTTATCTTTCGGCCCTTTACGCTCTCGGCGAATGCATACGCTGGGGCACAACGACGATAATAGATCATCACGAGAGCCAGAATTTTCAGAAAGGTTCGCTTGATACTCTGATGAAAGCCTGCGAGAAAGCCGGCATCCGCGCCGCGCTTACGCTCGGCTCAAGCGACAGATACGGCAAGGGCATGGAAGGCGTCGAGGAGAATGAAAGGTTCCTGAAAAAACTTAAAAAAGAAAAACACCCGCTGATACAGTGCATGGTAGGACTTCACGCGGCTTTTACCGCAAATGATAAAACCTTAAAGGCCTCAGCCGATCTGGCGAAAAAATACAATTGCGGTTTGCATATCCATGTGGCGGAAGCCAAATCGGACGAAGACGCCTCGGTGAAAAAACACAGAATGAGAGTTGTTGAGAGACTGAATAAATTAGGCGCTCTCGGTAAAAAAACGATACTCGTGCACTGCGTTCACACAAACGACAAAGAGGCGGCGCTTATCAAAAAAACAGATTCCATTGTTGTGCACAACTCCGAATCCAATATGAACAACGCTGTGGGCTGGTCTGATGTGCTGACCTTTCTCAAAAAGGGCGTTCTCACCGGTCTCGGCAGCGATGGCATGAGTTCCAATATGCTCCAGCAGCTCCGCTGCGCTTATCTGATAGCGCGTCACGCCAAAGGCGATCCGAGGGTGGGGTTTATGGAAGCTCCGACGATGTTATTGCAGAACAACGCGCAAATCGCTTCCCGCATATTCGGCGGTTCCTTCGGCTCAATAGCGAAGGGAAAGGTCGCGGACATCGCCATTATGGATTATTTTCCGCCCACGCCTCTTAATTCCGGAAATTTCCTCGGCCATCTTATTTTCGGCCTTGTTAACTGCCAGGTGGACACGACAATCGCGAGCGGGAGGATTCTCATGAAGAACAAGAAGATCCTTGCTTTCGACGAGAAAAAACTTTCCGAAGCCATATCCAAAAGGGCTCCGGAGTTCTGGAAAAGATTCAACAAAGAGGCAACAACAAAAAAGAGCTGGAAAGTCTGA